A window of the Polaribacter sp. HaHaR_3_91 genome harbors these coding sequences:
- a CDS encoding RNA polymerase sigma factor has protein sequence MITIKLMGKKQDYNKAYNEYWYQLFGYANNILRSSEDAEDVTQEVFLDLWNRLDNLSIEHYKAYLFKAVKFQCAKRLRNKPFTEVLLEKMEAILNFDDTAESEKIEENKVLLIKKIDVLADDLLPERCLQIFKLRFKESLSYKEIASVLNISTSTVDNQISKALKILRESGVYNSEMMLLQFVLIGIVSAQC, from the coding sequence ATGATAACAATTAAACTTATGGGTAAGAAGCAAGACTACAATAAGGCCTACAATGAGTATTGGTATCAATTATTTGGGTATGCGAATAATATTTTACGTTCTAGTGAAGATGCAGAAGATGTTACGCAAGAAGTTTTTTTAGATTTATGGAATCGCTTAGACAATTTATCAATAGAACATTATAAAGCCTATTTATTTAAAGCTGTAAAATTTCAATGTGCAAAAAGACTTCGTAATAAACCTTTTACAGAAGTTTTGTTAGAAAAAATGGAAGCTATTTTAAATTTTGATGATACAGCAGAAAGTGAAAAAATAGAAGAAAATAAAGTATTACTGATAAAAAAAATAGATGTTTTAGCCGACGACTTGTTGCCCGAAAGATGTCTTCAGATTTTTAAACTTCGGTTTAAAGAGAGTTTAAGTTACAAAGAAATTGCTTCTGTATTAAATATTTCTACAAGTACAGTTGATAACCAAATAAGCAAAGCCTTAAAAATTTTACGAGAGTCAGGAGTTTATAATTCAGAAATGATGTTACTTCAATTTGTGTTAATAGGCATTGTATCTGCACAATGTTAA
- a CDS encoding metallophosphoesterase, with protein sequence MIKKSIFLLLTLISVSLFSQTSVIVKRGPYLQSGTPTSVIVKWRTDIATASVVNYGTRLDSLSNNKINKNKTTEHQVALSNLQPNTKYYFNIGNQEEVLAESISGDMYVITAPKVGTDQFVRAWILGDPGTDNKSQRNVRDAYYKYVDTDSINTGKTDMMLFLGDNAYSSGTDIEYKLAFFDVYNEMLKKSVAWSCLGNHDGYTADSDTQSGPYYDIFSFPKEAEAGGIASGTEAYYSFNYANIHFIILDSHHSSRAVGDAMYNWALTDIQNTKQDWIVTLFHHPAYSKGSHDSDVEDRLIEMRENFMPMLEANGIDLVLNGHSHSYERSYFLNGHQGFSNSFNPKQTTKGGNIVGKNGTGDGKIDGNGAYIKTKEDTKGAVYITTGSAGQISGGELNHKAMYISLNKLGSCVMEVDDDGKGGQNLTVKFIRDTNEIDDYFTINKPNITIKSSSIKKEIIKDNESFISPINGVLTINLKPKEKLKKVQFYNNIGQLVKESNDKVIDVKKMELGTYVVEITTDKGTFYKSVILK encoded by the coding sequence ATGATTAAAAAAAGCATATTTTTACTATTGACATTAATTTCTGTGTCTTTATTTTCTCAAACTTCTGTCATTGTAAAAAGAGGTCCTTATTTACAAAGCGGTACACCTACAAGCGTTATTGTAAAATGGCGAACAGATATAGCAACAGCATCTGTTGTTAATTACGGAACTAGATTAGATTCTTTATCTAACAATAAAATCAATAAAAATAAAACAACAGAACACCAAGTTGCTTTATCTAATTTACAACCAAACACAAAATACTATTTTAATATTGGTAATCAAGAGGAAGTTTTAGCCGAAAGTATTTCTGGTGATATGTATGTAATAACTGCTCCAAAAGTTGGTACAGATCAATTTGTTCGTGCTTGGATTTTAGGTGATCCTGGTACAGATAATAAAAGTCAAAGAAATGTAAGAGATGCCTATTATAAGTATGTTGATACAGATTCTATAAACACAGGTAAAACAGATATGATGTTATTTTTAGGCGATAATGCCTATAGTAGCGGGACGGATATAGAGTACAAACTTGCTTTTTTTGATGTTTATAACGAGATGCTAAAAAAATCTGTTGCTTGGTCTTGTTTAGGGAATCACGATGGTTACACTGCTGATTCAGACACGCAATCTGGTCCTTATTATGATATTTTTTCTTTTCCTAAAGAAGCAGAAGCAGGCGGAATAGCTTCTGGTACTGAAGCTTATTATTCTTTTAATTATGCTAATATTCATTTTATAATATTAGATTCTCACCACTCTAGTAGAGCTGTTGGTGATGCAATGTACAATTGGGCTTTAACAGATATTCAAAATACAAAACAAGATTGGATTGTAACTTTATTCCATCACCCTGCATACTCTAAAGGTTCTCATGATTCTGATGTAGAAGATAGACTTATTGAAATGCGAGAAAACTTTATGCCTATGTTAGAAGCCAATGGTATAGACCTTGTTTTAAACGGTCATAGTCATTCTTATGAACGTTCTTATTTTTTAAACGGGCATCAAGGTTTTTCTAATAGTTTTAATCCTAAACAAACAACTAAAGGAGGTAACATTGTTGGCAAAAATGGAACTGGAGATGGAAAAATAGATGGTAATGGTGCTTACATAAAAACAAAAGAAGATACTAAAGGAGCTGTTTATATAACAACAGGGTCTGCAGGACAAATATCTGGCGGAGAATTAAACCATAAAGCAATGTATATTTCTTTAAATAAACTGGGTTCTTGTGTTATGGAGGTTGATGATGATGGTAAAGGTGGACAAAATTTAACTGTTAAATTTATACGAGATACTAATGAAATTGATGATTATTTCACCATCAATAAACCTAACATCACTATTAAATCTTCTTCTATCAAAAAAGAAATTATAAAAGATAATGAATCGTTTATATCACCCATTAACGGTGTACTTACCATCAACTTAAAGCCTAAAGAAAAACTAAAAAAAGTTCAATTTTATAATAATATTGGTCAGTTGGTTAAAGAAAGTAATGACAAAGTTATCGACGTTAAAAAAATGGAATTAGGTACATATGTTGTAGAAATAACAACGGATAAGGGAACGTTTTATAAATCTGTTATTTTAAAATAA
- a CDS encoding cytochrome-c peroxidase, producing the protein MKKISILCILLFSCFFILSGKKTTVYKTDSILKNIVFDHTKNFYKFQKEVNLLDDLTNKNAPFKDIKSQVRNTRLAYKKIEFIFDYYQTFYNTTYINGAPLPKISEYFEATKVIKPNGLQALDEAIFEENSLENKQHIKKLANKLKERVDFLLKSHLPIQLKSSQIIESIRSGMVRIFTLGITGYDTPGSVNGLEESLVSLQSMKTAFLHYKEGINPNAIIKFHHIKRLFEKGENSLKLENNFNEFDRMLFLKEVVNPLYGNLLEFQNLNNITLEPYKKHAQNYKVKNIFDANFINSDFYSELVYLPLDNKKTIKLGKLLFNDPQLSNSGKMSCLTCHDPNKGFADGLPKSISNKKGGFGARNAPTILNAGYSTGYFLDMRASNLETQVAHVIDNPLEFNTTFNAIIKKLNKDPKYLALFKDAYKGITKQNINQRSISNAIAAYVNSLKSFKSPFDRYVRNETTKYPENAKRGFNLFMGKGTCATCHFAPIFNGTTPPFYLESESEVLGITQGFDSINPKLDTDLGRYNNGLIGDKQPYFKNSFKTVSIRNADLTAPYMHNGLFYTLEDVLEFYNLGGGEGMGIKVKNQTLSNAHLNLSKQEINDIIAFIKTLSDTSDFTTNKS; encoded by the coding sequence ATGAAAAAAATAAGCATTTTATGTATATTGCTTTTTAGTTGCTTTTTTATCTTGTCGGGTAAAAAAACAACCGTTTATAAAACAGATTCCATTTTAAAAAATATAGTTTTTGATCATACAAAAAATTTTTACAAGTTTCAAAAGGAAGTAAACTTATTAGATGATCTTACAAATAAAAATGCTCCCTTTAAAGATATAAAAAGCCAAGTAAGAAATACAAGATTAGCTTATAAGAAAATTGAATTTATTTTTGATTATTACCAAACATTTTACAATACTACTTATATAAACGGAGCTCCGTTACCAAAAATAAGTGAATATTTTGAAGCTACTAAAGTTATAAAACCAAATGGTTTACAAGCATTAGATGAGGCTATTTTTGAAGAAAATTCTTTAGAAAACAAACAACATATTAAAAAATTAGCTAATAAATTAAAAGAACGTGTAGATTTCCTTCTAAAAAGCCACTTACCAATTCAGTTAAAATCTAGTCAAATTATAGAGTCTATTCGCTCTGGAATGGTTAGAATTTTCACTCTAGGAATTACAGGCTACGACACGCCTGGTTCTGTAAATGGTCTAGAGGAAAGTTTAGTGAGTTTGCAAAGTATGAAAACCGCTTTTTTGCACTACAAGGAAGGAATAAATCCTAATGCAATTATTAAATTTCACCATATTAAAAGACTTTTTGAAAAAGGAGAAAATTCATTAAAATTAGAAAATAATTTTAATGAATTTGATAGAATGCTCTTTTTAAAAGAAGTCGTAAATCCATTATACGGTAACTTATTAGAGTTTCAAAACCTGAATAACATCACGCTTGAACCTTATAAAAAGCATGCTCAAAATTATAAAGTAAAAAATATATTTGATGCTAATTTTATAAACAGTGATTTTTACTCTGAATTAGTTTACTTACCTTTAGATAATAAAAAAACAATTAAATTAGGTAAGTTATTGTTTAATGATCCACAACTTTCTAATAGTGGTAAAATGTCTTGTTTAACTTGCCATGATCCAAATAAAGGGTTTGCAGATGGTCTACCTAAAAGTATATCTAATAAAAAAGGGGGCTTTGGAGCTAGAAATGCTCCAACCATATTAAACGCAGGTTATTCCACGGGTTACTTTTTAGACATGCGCGCTTCTAATTTAGAAACTCAAGTGGCTCATGTTATTGATAACCCCTTAGAGTTTAACACTACTTTTAACGCTATAATTAAAAAACTAAATAAAGATCCCAAATATCTAGCGTTGTTTAAAGATGCTTACAAAGGAATTACCAAACAAAATATCAACCAACGTTCTATAAGTAACGCTATTGCAGCTTATGTAAATTCTTTAAAATCCTTTAAGAGTCCATTTGATAGGTATGTAAGAAATGAAACAACAAAATATCCTGAAAATGCAAAACGAGGTTTTAATTTATTCATGGGAAAAGGAACTTGTGCTACGTGCCATTTTGCTCCAATTTTTAACGGAACTACACCTCCCTTTTATTTAGAATCAGAGTCTGAAGTTTTAGGTATTACACAGGGTTTTGATTCTATAAACCCTAAATTAGACACAGACTTAGGGCGTTATAATAATGGCCTTATAGGCGATAAACAACCTTATTTTAAAAATTCTTTTAAAACGGTTTCTATTAGAAATGCAGATTTAACAGCCCCCTACATGCACAATGGTTTATTTTATACTTTAGAAGATGTTTTAGAGTTTTATAACTTAGGCGGTGGAGAAGGAATGGGAATAAAAGTAAAAAATCAAACACTTTCTAACGCACATTTAAATTTATCGAAACAAGAAATTAATGATATTATCGCTTTCATAAAAACGCTTTCAGATACATCTGACTTTACAACCAATAAGAGTTAA
- a CDS encoding glycoside hydrolase family 3 N-terminal domain-containing protein, with translation MKKTFLLLLLLVTTISCKENKKLSSAEDTTHEAKIEVLLSKMSLEEKIGQTNLRGMHSTENELPEKLITAVKKGEVGAFLNIMNLDYVDELQRIAVEESPNGIPLIFGRDVIHGFKTIFPIPLGLAATWNTQIVEKSSEIAAFEATSSGIRWTFAPMLDIARDSRWGRIAESPGEDPYLATVLGAAYIKGFQGNNLSNPYRIAASAKHYIAYGAAIGGRDYNTVNLSEPLLRNIYLPPFKAAINAGAATVMSSFNEINGIPATGHEFLLKDVLRGELQFDGFVVSDWDSVTEMIAHGFASDEKHAAELAAKAGLDMEMNSEAYENHLKELIEEEKVTIEELDEFVRNILRIKFRLGLFENPHRNKEHTGNLYAESHLEEAKKAAIESAVLLKNKNSILPLSEKTNIAIIGPLANAPHEQLGTWAFDGKKEHTNTPLDTYKEANTNFTFAKGLGHSRDVSTEGFKEAINNAEKSDVILFFGGEEAILSGEAHSRANINLPGAQEELINELAKTGKPIVLVIMAGRPITITNIIDKIDAVLMAWHPGTMGGEALYEIVHGIKSPEGRLPVSWPKTAGQLPYFYNHKNTGRPADSINFIPMDKIPIAAWQSSLGNDSHYLDVGFTPHFPFGYGLTYTTFKYADISISKEIINFNEDLEIKVSITNTGENDGKEIAQLYIQDVVGSITRPVKELKRFEHVFLKSGETKEVTFKISAKDLEFVNHKMIKAAEEGVFNIWVGPNASEGLKTSFSLKK, from the coding sequence ATGAAAAAAACATTCCTTTTATTACTGTTATTGGTAACAACTATAAGTTGTAAAGAAAACAAGAAGTTGTCTTCTGCAGAAGACACAACGCATGAAGCAAAGATTGAAGTATTACTCTCTAAAATGTCTTTAGAAGAAAAAATAGGGCAAACCAATTTAAGAGGTATGCACAGTACAGAAAATGAACTTCCAGAAAAATTAATAACAGCTGTTAAAAAAGGAGAAGTTGGTGCTTTTTTAAACATTATGAATTTAGACTATGTAGATGAATTACAGAGAATCGCGGTTGAAGAGAGTCCAAACGGAATTCCATTAATTTTTGGTAGAGACGTAATTCATGGTTTTAAAACTATTTTTCCAATTCCATTGGGATTAGCTGCTACTTGGAATACACAAATAGTAGAAAAATCTTCTGAAATAGCTGCTTTTGAGGCTACGTCATCAGGTATACGATGGACGTTTGCCCCAATGTTAGACATTGCAAGAGATAGCCGATGGGGAAGAATTGCAGAGTCTCCAGGAGAAGATCCTTATTTAGCAACCGTTTTAGGTGCTGCTTATATTAAAGGTTTTCAAGGAAATAATTTAAGCAACCCCTACAGAATTGCGGCTTCTGCAAAACATTATATTGCCTATGGAGCTGCCATTGGAGGTAGAGATTATAACACGGTTAATTTAAGTGAACCTCTTTTAAGAAACATTTATTTACCACCATTTAAAGCAGCTATAAATGCTGGTGCTGCAACTGTAATGAGTTCTTTTAATGAAATAAACGGAATTCCAGCAACAGGACATGAGTTTCTATTAAAGGATGTTTTAAGAGGAGAATTACAATTTGATGGCTTTGTAGTAAGTGATTGGGATTCGGTTACAGAAATGATTGCTCATGGTTTTGCAAGTGATGAAAAACATGCTGCAGAATTAGCTGCGAAAGCAGGGTTGGACATGGAAATGAATAGTGAAGCTTACGAAAACCATTTAAAAGAATTGATTGAAGAAGAAAAGGTAACTATAGAAGAATTAGATGAATTTGTACGTAATATTCTACGAATTAAATTTAGACTTGGTCTTTTTGAAAATCCGCATAGAAACAAAGAACATACGGGTAACTTGTATGCAGAAAGTCATCTAGAAGAGGCTAAAAAAGCAGCGATTGAAAGTGCGGTGTTGTTAAAAAACAAGAATTCTATTTTACCTCTTTCGGAGAAAACAAATATTGCAATTATTGGACCTTTGGCAAATGCACCACACGAACAATTAGGAACTTGGGCTTTTGATGGTAAAAAAGAACACACCAATACACCTTTAGATACATACAAAGAAGCGAATACAAATTTTACGTTCGCAAAAGGATTAGGGCATAGTAGAGATGTCTCTACAGAAGGGTTTAAAGAAGCTATAAATAACGCAGAAAAATCTGATGTTATTTTATTTTTTGGAGGAGAAGAAGCAATTTTATCTGGTGAAGCACATAGTAGAGCAAACATTAATTTACCAGGAGCTCAAGAAGAATTAATTAACGAATTGGCTAAAACAGGAAAACCTATTGTTTTAGTAATTATGGCAGGTAGACCCATTACCATTACAAATATTATAGATAAAATAGATGCTGTTTTAATGGCATGGCACCCCGGAACAATGGGAGGTGAGGCTTTGTATGAAATTGTACATGGAATAAAATCTCCTGAAGGAAGATTGCCTGTTTCTTGGCCAAAAACAGCTGGTCAACTCCCGTATTTTTACAATCATAAAAATACAGGAAGACCTGCGGATAGCATTAATTTTATTCCGATGGATAAAATCCCTATTGCTGCATGGCAAAGTTCACTGGGTAATGATTCTCATTATTTAGATGTCGGTTTTACACCTCATTTTCCTTTTGGTTATGGCTTAACCTACACAACTTTTAAATATGCGGATATTTCTATATCTAAAGAGATCATTAACTTTAATGAAGATTTAGAGATTAAGGTATCCATTACAAATACAGGTGAAAATGACGGTAAAGAAATAGCACAACTCTATATACAAGATGTTGTTGGCAGCATTACTAGACCTGTTAAAGAGTTAAAAAGATTTGAGCATGTATTCTTAAAAAGTGGAGAAACAAAAGAAGTTACTTTTAAAATTTCGGCTAAAGATTTAGAGTTTGTCAATCATAAAATGATAAAAGCAGCAGAAGAAGGAGTGTTTAATATTTGGGTTGGACCAAATGCATCAGAAGGTTTAAAAACATCATTTTCTCTTAAAAAGTAA
- a CDS encoding glycoside hydrolase family 3 protein gives MKKNISVFVFVLCLQISYTKAQDKIPQIQLEKNEVSTAFIEAKIDSIIAVLTLEEKVAMTHAQSKFSTKGVARLGIPEVWMSDGPHGVREEISWDAWENAGWTNDAITAFPALTCLAATFNPELAENYGFSLGEEAKYREKEVLLGPGVNIYRTPMNGRNFEYLGEDPFLASMMVVPYIKGVQDNGIAACVKHFALNNQEYLRDKINVEVGDRALHEIYLPAFKAAVQKGNVWALMGAYNKFRGQYTTHNKILHKILKTDWGFDGVVISDWSSVHSTKEAALYGVDMEMGTGTDGLGTTTNNHYQHYYLANPFLKAIKNGELSEDLVDNKVRRILRLMYRTNLNPNRTLGKLNTDKHLEVARKVATEGIVLLKNEDNFFPIQDKKGITIAVIGENATRDMTQGGGSSQLKPLFEISPLQGIKERYKNATIIHTMGYESGASVYDKILPANLDQDSLYVKAIEVAKKADIVLFVGGLNKSHHQDSEGDDRKVFDLPYGQEKLINGIQKVNENLGLLLVTGNAVKMPWISKTKGILQTWYLGSMAGHAIADVVSGDINPSGKLPFSFPKELNDNAAHAFGQISYPGDGVNQNYSEGILVGYRWFDTRKIKPQYAFGFGLSYTDLKISDVKIDQIKYAKNDQIKITFDVANTGDRAGAEVVQVYVGKHKSKVERALKELKGFSKIYLDKGTKKTSTITIDASTLAYYNPEISDWTVEEGTYYLYVGNASNNIVKKIKFDLF, from the coding sequence TTGAAAAAAAATATTTCTGTATTCGTTTTTGTTTTGTGCTTACAGATTTCATATACGAAAGCACAAGATAAAATACCACAAATTCAATTAGAGAAAAATGAAGTTTCTACTGCGTTTATAGAAGCCAAAATAGATAGTATTATTGCTGTTTTAACTTTAGAAGAAAAAGTAGCAATGACACATGCGCAGTCTAAATTTAGTACTAAAGGAGTTGCAAGATTAGGAATTCCAGAAGTTTGGATGTCTGATGGACCACATGGAGTTAGAGAAGAAATTAGTTGGGATGCTTGGGAGAATGCAGGGTGGACCAATGATGCTATTACTGCTTTTCCGGCACTTACATGTTTGGCGGCAACTTTTAATCCAGAATTAGCAGAGAATTATGGTTTTAGTTTAGGTGAAGAAGCAAAATATAGAGAAAAAGAGGTTTTATTAGGTCCTGGTGTAAATATTTATAGAACGCCCATGAATGGTAGAAATTTTGAATATTTAGGTGAAGATCCTTTTTTAGCTTCTATGATGGTAGTTCCTTATATTAAAGGGGTTCAAGACAATGGTATTGCCGCTTGTGTAAAACATTTTGCTCTAAATAATCAAGAGTATTTAAGAGATAAAATTAATGTAGAAGTAGGTGATAGAGCATTGCATGAGATTTATTTACCAGCATTTAAAGCAGCGGTGCAAAAAGGAAATGTTTGGGCATTAATGGGCGCTTATAATAAATTTAGAGGTCAGTACACTACCCATAATAAAATTTTACATAAAATTTTAAAAACAGATTGGGGCTTTGATGGAGTTGTAATTAGCGATTGGAGTTCTGTACATTCTACCAAAGAAGCAGCTTTATATGGTGTAGATATGGAAATGGGGACAGGAACAGACGGTTTGGGAACTACAACCAATAATCATTATCAACATTATTATTTAGCAAATCCGTTTTTAAAAGCGATAAAAAATGGGGAGTTAAGTGAAGATTTGGTAGACAATAAAGTACGTAGAATATTAAGGTTGATGTATCGTACAAACTTAAACCCGAATAGAACTTTAGGGAAATTGAATACAGATAAGCATCTAGAAGTTGCTAGAAAGGTAGCAACAGAAGGAATTGTTTTGTTAAAAAATGAAGATAATTTCTTTCCTATTCAGGATAAAAAAGGAATTACAATTGCTGTTATTGGAGAAAATGCAACAAGAGATATGACACAAGGTGGAGGATCTTCTCAATTAAAACCGCTTTTTGAAATTTCTCCTTTGCAAGGGATAAAAGAACGATACAAAAATGCAACGATTATTCATACAATGGGCTATGAGTCTGGTGCCTCTGTTTATGATAAAATTTTACCAGCTAATTTAGACCAAGATTCTTTGTATGTAAAAGCAATTGAAGTTGCAAAAAAAGCTGACATCGTTCTTTTTGTGGGCGGTTTAAATAAAAGTCATCACCAAGATAGTGAGGGAGATGATAGAAAAGTTTTTGATTTGCCTTACGGACAAGAAAAATTAATAAATGGAATTCAAAAAGTTAATGAAAACTTAGGTTTGTTATTGGTTACAGGAAATGCGGTAAAAATGCCTTGGATTTCTAAAACAAAAGGAATTTTACAAACTTGGTATTTGGGTAGTATGGCTGGTCATGCAATAGCAGATGTTGTTAGTGGAGATATAAACCCTTCCGGGAAACTTCCTTTTTCTTTTCCAAAAGAATTAAATGACAATGCAGCACATGCTTTCGGACAAATATCCTACCCAGGAGATGGCGTTAATCAAAATTATAGCGAAGGTATTTTAGTCGGATATAGATGGTTTGATACCCGAAAAATAAAACCTCAATATGCTTTCGGATTTGGTTTATCTTATACTGATCTTAAAATTTCTGATGTAAAAATCGATCAAATAAAATATGCTAAGAATGATCAAATAAAAATAACTTTTGATGTTGCAAACACCGGAGATAGAGCAGGAGCAGAAGTTGTACAAGTATATGTTGGTAAACATAAATCTAAAGTAGAAAGAGCTTTAAAAGAATTAAAAGGATTTTCGAAAATTTATTTAGATAAAGGAACTAAAAAAACGAGTACAATTACTATTGATGCATCCACATTAGCCTATTATAATCCAGAAATTTCAGATTGGACTGTAGAGGAAGGAACTTATTATTTATACGTAGGTAACGCATCCAATAATATTGTGAAAAAGATAAAATTTGATTTGTTTTAA
- a CDS encoding thioredoxin domain-containing protein produces the protein MLCLSCNKDRKTASQNELANETSPYLLQHVNNPVNWKAWNDKTLQLAKDENKLIIISIGYSACHWCHVMEEESFENDSIAQIMNENFINIKVDREERPDVDNVYLNAVQLMTGSGGWPLNCIALPDGRPIFGGTYFTKEQWQEILLNISKLYKETPEKAIEFAAKLTEGLQQSELITLKEDKAEFTDTELKKAVLKWQQDFDTIYGGEKSDIKFPMPNSYEFLLRYGYQFEDEGVKKHIETTLTKMAFGGIYDHINGGFSRYSTDKKWHIPHFEKMLYDNAQLVSLYAKAYQNDKKELYKTTIEETLDFVNQELTDKNGTFFSSLDADSKNIENELEEGAYYYFTKQELQDLITDDYALFEDYYNINDFGLWEKDRYVLIRNSTNVAFANKHKIRTDALSIKIKNWKTILKKARKQKVKPNLDDKVLTSWNALMIKAYLDAYKAIKNEDYLKAALKNANFILNNQLQKDGNLHRNYKNGKNTINAYSEDYATLIDAFINLYEVTLDEKWLTTSKKLMDFTLANYKNTENNMFYFASNKSKKLISRKVKVDDNVIASPNSILANCLFKLSLYYYDTNYTKMAKQMLHNMHNHILESPTGFSNWLNLMTNYTKPFYEVAIVGNEAQNIKNELLDHYIPNIIIVGSANENESVPLLKDKFVEDETYIYVCNLGTCKLPQKETNKAIELIQK, from the coding sequence ATGCTCTGTTTAAGTTGTAACAAAGACAGAAAAACAGCTAGTCAAAATGAATTAGCCAATGAAACGAGTCCTTATTTGTTACAGCACGTAAACAATCCTGTAAATTGGAAAGCTTGGAATGATAAAACTTTACAACTTGCCAAAGACGAGAATAAGCTAATTATTATTTCTATTGGCTATTCTGCTTGCCATTGGTGTCATGTTATGGAAGAAGAGAGTTTTGAAAATGATTCTATTGCCCAAATAATGAACGAAAACTTTATTAATATTAAAGTTGATAGAGAAGAAAGACCAGATGTAGATAATGTGTATTTAAATGCCGTACAATTAATGACTGGTAGTGGTGGCTGGCCACTTAACTGTATAGCATTACCAGATGGAAGACCCATTTTTGGAGGAACTTATTTTACAAAAGAACAATGGCAAGAAATTTTATTAAACATCTCTAAACTGTATAAAGAAACTCCAGAAAAAGCTATAGAATTTGCAGCAAAACTTACAGAAGGTTTACAACAATCAGAATTAATTACATTAAAAGAAGACAAAGCCGAGTTTACAGATACAGAACTAAAAAAAGCAGTTTTAAAATGGCAACAAGACTTTGACACTATTTATGGTGGTGAAAAAAGTGATATTAAATTCCCAATGCCAAATTCTTATGAGTTCTTATTAAGGTACGGTTATCAATTTGAAGATGAAGGTGTAAAAAAACATATAGAAACTACCTTAACAAAAATGGCTTTTGGTGGAATTTATGACCACATAAATGGTGGTTTCTCTAGATATTCTACGGATAAGAAATGGCACATTCCACATTTTGAAAAAATGCTTTATGACAATGCTCAACTTGTTAGTTTGTATGCCAAAGCTTATCAAAATGATAAAAAGGAGTTATACAAGACGACGATTGAAGAAACTTTAGATTTTGTAAATCAAGAATTAACAGATAAAAATGGAACGTTCTTTTCTTCTTTAGATGCCGATAGTAAAAACATAGAGAATGAATTAGAAGAAGGTGCTTATTATTATTTTACAAAACAAGAATTGCAAGATTTAATTACTGATGATTACGCTCTGTTTGAAGATTATTATAATATAAATGATTTTGGTCTATGGGAAAAAGACAGATATGTTTTAATCAGAAATTCTACCAATGTAGCTTTTGCAAACAAACATAAAATAAGAACGGACGCACTTTCAATTAAAATTAAAAACTGGAAAACAATTCTTAAAAAAGCAAGAAAACAAAAAGTAAAACCAAATTTAGACGATAAAGTTTTAACCTCTTGGAATGCCTTAATGATAAAAGCGTACCTAGATGCTTATAAAGCTATAAAAAACGAAGATTATTTAAAAGCCGCACTTAAAAATGCAAATTTTATTTTAAACAATCAATTGCAAAAAGACGGAAATCTGCATCGAAATTACAAAAATGGAAAAAATACTATTAATGCATATTCCGAAGATTATGCTACGTTAATAGATGCCTTTATCAATTTATATGAAGTAACTCTTGATGAAAAATGGTTAACAACATCTAAAAAATTAATGGACTTTACTTTAGCCAATTATAAAAATACAGAAAACAATATGTTTTATTTTGCTTCTAATAAAAGTAAAAAATTAATATCTAGAAAAGTAAAAGTTGATGATAATGTAATTGCTTCTCCTAATTCTATTTTAGCTAACTGTTTGTTTAAGTTGAGCCTTTATTATTACGATACAAATTACACTAAAATGGCAAAACAAATGCTTCATAATATGCACAATCACATTTTAGAAAGTCCTACGGGTTTTAGTAATTGGTTAAATTTAATGACCAATTATACCAAACCATTTTATGAAGTTGCAATTGTAGGAAATGAAGCACAAAATATTAAAAATGAGTTATTAGATCATTATATACCAAATATTATAATTGTAGGTTCTGCAAATGAAAATGAAAGTGTTCCTCTATTAAAAGATAAATTTGTAGAAGATGAAACTTACATTTACGTCTGTAATTTAGGTACTTGTAAATTACCTCAAAAAGAAACTAATAAGGCCATTGAGCTCATACAGAAATAA